The following proteins come from a genomic window of Lolium rigidum isolate FL_2022 chromosome 5, APGP_CSIRO_Lrig_0.1, whole genome shotgun sequence:
- the LOC124654099 gene encoding transcription termination factor MTERF2, chloroplastic-like produces MAMATTALLSSPLLKPTAPPLRTQPHHSPTPIHLRLQPRRRVTTSTTASAASTSLSSARGDPREAEAAVAELLRDHGASPADAAAIAARAPGYAAMLADGVRELDELGLWASWSAGAGARAGAEMGALGFGRKVYFMGRSRRDGGVVPLVESLGVRLSSAKLIAPYVAVEGLPVLIDRVKFLKEVLFSSSGYETLIRRNAKRMMMHLSIPADEALQSTLSFFQKMEARSGGLSMLAQGDVSFPYLIESFPMLLLCSEDNHLKPLIDYLECIGIPKPRISSVLLSFPPIILSDIENDIKPRIYAWEKAGIEQEYIGKMLLKYPWILSTSVIENYGQMLLFFKRKQISSTVLGVAVKSWPHILGCSTKRINSILVLFDDLGISKKMLVPVLTSSPQLLLRKTNEILQIVTFFEDMGLDKNAMAKIICRSPEIIASDVDNTLKKKIDFLIDFGVSERNLPRIIRKYPELLLLDINHTLLPRMNYFLGMGLSKKDVCSMISRFSPLLGYSVDLVMKPKLEFLLRTMKKPLKAIVEYPRYFSYSLEGKIKPRFWVIKGRNIDCSLTDMFAKNDEAFAEEYLGIETLPETLQSSKGG; encoded by the exons atggccatggccaccaCCGCACTCCTCTCTTCCCCACTCCTCAAACCCACAGCCCCTCCACTCCGAACGCAGCCACACCACTCCCCTACCCccatccacctccgcctccagccgcgccgccgcgtcaccacctccaccaccgcatcCGCCGCCTCCACATCCCTCTCCTCCGCCCGCGGCGACCCGCGCGAGGCCGAGGCGGCCGTCGCGGAGCTCCTGCGCGACCACGGGGCCTcgcccgccgacgccgccgccatcgccgcccgcgCGCCGGGGTACGCCGCCATGCTGGCCGACGGCGTCAGGGAGCTCGACGAGCTCGGGCTCTGGGCGTCCTGGAGCGCCGGGGCGGGCGCCCGCGCGGGGGCGGAGATGGGCGCGCTCGGGTTCGGCAGGAAGGTCTACTTCATGGGGAGGAGCAGGCGCGACGGCGGGGTCGTCCCGCTCGTCGAGAGCCTCGGCGTGCGCCTCTCCTCCGCCAAGCTCATCGCGCCCTACGTCGCcgtcgagggcctccccgtgctcatCGATAGG GTTAAGTTCTTGAAAGAGGTGTTATTTTCAAGCAGTGGTTATGAAACTCTAATCAGACGGAATGCCAAGCGCATGATGATGCACTTATCGATACCTGCTGATGAGGCGCTCCAAAGTACGCTGTCATTTTTCCAAAAA ATGGAGGCCAGGTCTGGTGGTCTGAGCATGTTGGCACAAGGGGATGTATCATTTCCCTATCTCATTGAATCATTTCCGATGCTCCTTCTCTGCTCAGAAGACAACCATCTCAAGCCATTAATTGATTACCTTGAATGCATTGGAATTCCAAAGCCAAGGATTTCATCAGTTCTGCTGTCATTTCCTCCTATCATCCTTTCTGATATTGAAAATGATATCAAGCCAAGGATCTATGCATGGGAGAAG GCTGGCATTGAACAAGAATATATCGGTAAGATGTTGCTGAAGTATCCGTGGATTCTTTCAACAAGTGTTATAGAAAACTACGGGcagatgcttttgtttttcaaaagAAAACAG ATTTCCAGTACAGTCCTTGGTGTTGCTGTGAAAAGTTGGCCTCATATACTGGGCTGTTCAACAAAAAGAATCAACTCAATTCTGGTACTGTTTGATGACCTGGGCATCAGTAAGAAAATGCTGGTCCCAGTTCTTACATCAAGTCCACAGTTGCTGCTGAGAAAAACAAATGAAATCTTACAG ATTGTTACCTTTTTTGAGGATATGGGATTGGATAAGAatgcaatggcaaagataatttGTCGCTCTCCAGAAATAATTGCTTCAGATGTGGATAATACACTCAAGAAGAAAATTGACTTTCTTATTGACTTTGGTGTTTCCGAGCGTAATCTTCCTCGTATCATTAGGAAGTATCCAGAGCTTTTGTTATTGGACATAAATCACACATTGCTTCCCAG GATGAATTACTTTCTGGGAATGGGCTTGTCTAAAAAAGATGTGTGCTCAATGATCTCAAGATTCTCCCCACTTCTAGGTTACAGTGTTGACCTTGTTATGAAACCAAAGCTTGAGTTTCTGTTACGAACCATGAAGAAGCCTCTAAAGGCGATTGTGGAATACCCAAGGTACTTCAGCTATTCTCTGGAGGGGAAGATAAAACCACGGTTTTGGGTAATCAAGGGCAGAAACATAGACTGCAGTCTGACGGACATGTTTGCAAAAAACGATGAGGCTTTTGCTGAAGAGTACTTGGGAATAGAAACATTACCTGAGACACTACAATCAAGCAAAGGTGGTTAA
- the LOC124654715 gene encoding syntaxin-132-like: MNNLLSGFFKLRRRDSSRDGDVEMGMHQPDASANLKGFLKKVDGVESLIAKLGNLLTKLQTANEESKAVAKASAMKAIKRRMDKDIDEVGKIALLAKAKLDELEKDNLSNSQKTGCEKGSAVDRSRDQTTGAVRKKLKGRMDEFQVLRESIRQEYREVVERRVFTVTGNRPDEETIDDLTETGRSEQIFKDAVQQQGRGQILDTVAEIQERHDAVRDLERKLLELQQIYLDMAVLVDAQGDVFNHVETHVSNATNYMQQGVGALQSAKKHQRSSRKWMCCAIFVLVVVVIVVILIIHPWKK; encoded by the exons ATGAACAACCTGCTCAGC GGTTTCTTTAAGCTTCGTAGGCGTGATTCCTCAAGAGATGGGGACGTTGAAATGGGAATGCATCAGCCTGATGCTTCTGCTAATTTAAAAGGTTTCTTAAAAAAG GTTGATGGAGTCGAGAGCCTAATCGCTAAGCTGGGGAATCTCTTGACTAAGCTCCAG ACTGCAAATGAGGAATCAAAAGCAGTTGCAAAAGCGAGTGCCATGAAAG CAATTAAGCGGCGAATGGACAAAGATATAGATGAAGTTGGCAAAATTGCTCTCCTGGCAAAGGCAAAATTGGATGAACTGGAAAAAGAC AACCTGTCTAACAGCCAGAAAACTGGATGCGAGAAGGGTTCTGCAGTAGACCGATCAAGAGACCAGACTACTGG GGCAGTGAGAAAGAAATTGAAGGGGCGGATGGATGAATTTCAG GTATTAAGAGAATCAATCCGGCAGGAGTATCGGGAAGTTGTTGAACGAAGGGTATTTACTGTAACTGGCAATCGCCCTGATGAAGAG ACTATTGATGATTTAACAGAGACTGGGAGAAGTGAGCAAATTTTCAAAGATGCGGTCCAACAGCAGGGGAGAGGCCAG ATATTGGACACTGTTGCCGAGATACAGGAGCGACATGACGCTGTAAGGGATCTAGAGAGGAAGCTTCTGGAGTTGCAGCAG ATATACCTGGATATGGCAGTATTGGTTGATGCTCAAGGAGACGTGTTCAACCACGTAGAGACACAT gtttcaaatgctACAAACTACATGCAGCAAGGCGTGGGTGCCCTCCAGAGTGCGAAGAAGCATCAGAGGAGCTCGAGAAAGTGGATGTGCTGCGCTATATTCGTTCTGGTGGTAGTGGTGATCGTTGTCATCCTAATTATTCACCCATGGAAGAAGTAA